The genomic stretch CAGCAAAAGCAGATCAAGATCGAGCAGCAGATCAGTGAGAGCATCACGGAGGATGATGTTGAGCTGGCTGATGTTGCACAAACAGTGCTGCCAACCAACATCAAGCACTTGGGGTAAATGTCGCACAACTAAAAGTCTGAACACACAGATATACTCACATAcagtaaaatgtgcttttcagaacagcttttttttattgaagaCTTGTGTTGCAGTTTCCCCAATTTAGGAAACACGTGCTACATGAACTCCGTGTTGCAGTGCCTCCTCACCGTTTCCCCTTTCCGAGACGATGTGCTTTCCCAGCGGAAACGGTGGAATGAGAGAAGCACAATGCTCAGGTACCGACACGGTTAAACATTTATACaacattatatttcaaaataaatcaagCAGCAACATGAAAGAAAttctatataaattaaatgtatgacTTTCTCTCCAGGGCACTCACAGACCTCCATATGACTAGGCTGACAGGCAATGACAAGAAGCTGAAGGCAAAGCTCTTGTCTACAGTAAAGGCCTGCATTGAAACTCGCCATCCTGATTTTTTAGGAGACCATCAGCAGGTGAGGGAGCAGATgaactgaatatatatatatatatatatatatagtttttttttaattgcatttaaccTCATCATCTTCACTCTTTCTTCTCCAGGACGCCCATGAGTTCTTGATGGTTTGCCTGTCTTATCTGAAGGATGAGGGCGAGCTTCTGCAGAGCTCCTGGCCTAAATACACTTGCCCAGTAGCAAACATGGAGTTCCAGCTCAACCGCCTGCGCACCTGCAACAGGTAACATCACACATCCACACCTGCACTCGTTTCAGATTCTCAGACTCATTTATGTGATGCTGATGTTCTTCTGTCGTTTCAGCTGTGGCTTCCAGAGGAGTTTTAGAGAGGATTACAACTACCTCTCACTGGTCATCAGTCCTCAAGGATGCCTCACAGACAGCCTGCAGCAGTACTTCAAAGTAAGTGACATCACTAATTACATCACATTAGCAGCAGGATGTATTAGGTCAACAAGtttatgtcatttttgattGGATGGTGtatgtgttgtttgttttctcCAGACATCTTCGTTTGACTGCTCATGCAGTGAGTGCGCCGGCACTACGTCCTCTGAGGCGCTGGAATTAATCACACTTCCACGGTAGGACACCCTGTTAATCAGCTAGTATTCTGCAGAATAGCTAAACATGAACTGTAGCCATAACGTCTTCTGAATCTCTCTACAGGGTCCTGGTGCTTCTAGTCATGCGCTTTGATGTCACATCTTCAATGTGCAAGCTGGAGGATCGTCTAGATGTTCCAGAAGAGTTTTCACTATCCAGCAGTGCAGGTATATGTCAGTTCATCAAACATCTGCCCTCTGCTGGCCAGTAATGAAACATTTACATCAATCAGCCTAAAAGACAGCGTGAGGATGATGTTTGCTCtgaaaaacaacatttgaaTAGTGTTTATGCACTGAATAATTACTGAATTGTTTTCTTGTGTGATGTATGATCTTCAACAGAGAGCAAAGAGATCACAGTGGTGAATGAAAAAAGCCAGAAACAGCAGCAAGAGAGAAAGAAGAATAGAGCAGAGCCTGCAGGACCACAGGAAAGATACAGACAGCAtttcatagatagatagacagacagacagacagacagacagatagatagatagatagatagatagatagatagatagatagacagatagatagataaatagatagatggatagatagacagacagatagatagatgaaagaAGGGAAATAGAGGAGGATGCTGAGAAACATTTGAAATGCAGCAGCATTATCTAATAATCTGTGTTTGGGTTTAACAGGTGGAGGCATCAGACAGCAGCACACAGTACAAACTAGCTGGTGTCGTGTCACATCTGGGCCGCAGTTTGTTTTGTGGTAAGAGTTTGTTCTACATTTGTACATACATTTGTTCTACAGTTTGTCTCATTCACATGTTCATCATTAAGCATCACACTGAAGTTTCTCTTTTGTCTTTTAGGGCACTACATCAGTCACATCCGTGACGTCAGTGGATCAGGATGGCTGGAATGCAGTGATACCAGCATCAGAAAATCCAGCTGGTCAAAGGCATCACGTGACATCAGGAAGAACGGCTACATGCTCTTCTATGTGAAGAGGTAAATAGTAGCACAATACTAGTGGTATAATGTTCGGTGCTCAGGTCAGTTGTTTTAAATCACTGTTCTTTTGCAGCTGAACGGTGGCTGGTTCATGatgcagtttttaaaaagaGAGAGGAAACACATCTAAAGCTAAATAACAGCTTAGTGAAGATCCTTCTGTGGTTCCTCCAGCTGCCAGTCTCTAAACTCCAGCTCATCTGTCCTCCTCAGATCCTCATGGTCATCCTGGCCATCAAATCTCCCACCAGAACAACCGACTGCATGCCAGTTTCTGAAGGCATTTCAGTTAACAATGCCTGACGGTTTGACTAGCAGTACTTTCCCTGGCAGTCAGCATTGCTTGCCTCATGGCCTTCATCACTGGAGAAATGCATTCATCTACTGTACATCTGTGGTTCATCATGTGAACCCAAGAGAAGAAGATTGTACCTAATACTATCagcactttaaataaataaatgaataaataaaatataccatCAATATACCAGCTTTGTCTCAATCATGAGAGCTTCACATCTTCTCGGAACTGTACAGTCAGGTGAGAGCTTCTCTGCCATTCTCTAACCTGCATCTTCTGACAGAGAACTTTAAAGTCTCATACTCCTTACACTTGTTTTGATTGAGGTGTCTGTACAGATATCCTCACTGCCAGTAAACAGTTGAGACTTCAGGAGATGGGTCAAGTTTCTGTGCCTTCATAATAGTGTCTTAGGGGTGAGGAATCTAAAAGGTACACAGAGGTCGAAATGAGCTTGAGTCTTTTCATCAGTATTGGGGCCAGGGGCGTCACTATAGTTTCTTGGCCCTCTGAACAGCATATTGACTCGGGGCCCCTGGTTGGGAGTGGTCCACCTCAGTATAAATCATATTCTGGGCCCCCTCTCCCTCGTTGGGCCCTTACCCCCATTACAGGGCACAGACCCCATCAAAAAAGTGTGATCatattttgaaacttttttccccttctaaataataaaaggaaaacaTTGCAAGTTTTGTTTCCTTCAGTGAAACCTTTTTGCAAAACCATTTGATGAATCTGCTATCACTTGTTCTGATTCTAAACAAGTTgatagaaaacaaacacaacatgaTTGCTGAAATATAATTCTCAGGTCTGTGTACAGTAATCTCCAtcaaaatgcaacatttacagTAATGTCCCAGTAAAAATTGAGCTCaaaaggtttgtttttttgtttagtgatagttgttcatgagttccttgtttttcctggacagttaaactgcctgctgttcttcagaaaaatcctttaggtcccacaaatttttggggtttttagcatttttgcgtatttgaaccttttccaacaataattgtatgattttaagatccatcttttcacactgaggacaattgagggactcatatgcaactattacagaaggttcaaacactcactgatgctccaaaaggggAAACATAAGAGTCgggtggtgaaaactttttgaatttaagtTAGAGTAAAtctaacttattttgtcttctgggaaacatgtacgtaacgtctgtagcttctgaagggcagtactaattgagaaaatatgatatttagacaaaataagaaaaatgcacacatcttcattctgttcaaacgttttcacccccagctcttaatgcataaacactcaatgatgctccagaagcaaaaaccatgcattaagaggtagggggtgaaaactttttgaatttgaagatcagggtaaatttaacttattttgtcttctgggaaacatgtaagtatcttctgtaacttctgatgggcagtactaaatgaaaaaaaaaaaaaaaaaagatatttaggcaaaattaaaaaaaatgtacacatcctcattctgttcaaaaattttcaccccctggctcttaatgcatggtttttccttctggagcatcagtgagtgtttgaaccttctgtaatagttgtatatgagtccctcagttgttctcagtgtgaaaagatttatatcaaaataacttattcaggtcagtactaaataaaaaatggcatgcattttatatgatctctcttattttggtaaaataattaacattttgcagatactgcaaaatgtatgtaaacttttgacctcaactgtatatgaatGAGTAACAAAGCTCTTTAAAACAGTAAGCTATTTGATAATGTTTCATCCATTTGTCAGTTGACTACATCAGAGAAATGGCTACAAAAACCTTGTACCTTTAGAGGAATACAACAACTTGTCATTGGGTCAGTAACTTCAGAGGAACACCCTTGTATCTTCTTTAGCTTTAAAGGGTTCATATTAGtagtaaaatgtactttttctgtagtaatatgcattcttATGTTAGTAATTTGCACCCTTTAGGGGTAAAGAAGTGTATATATGGAAGTAAAATATAGgtaaagaaatgtatatattgccattttgAAATGACGTGACCTGCAGTGTTGCACTAAACATCGAAGAAAATCCTCATTGGTTCACTGGATGGCACGTGTGTATGTAAGCTAGtagttttaatgtaaaaatgacaCAATAACACATATTATCACGTTTTACCAGCGGAAAAAACAGGAGAAACAGCACCTGCGTAACCAATGGAGCAGAATAGTTCTGAAGCCAAAAGACAGActgacaaagacaaaaaaaaaaaaaaaacaccaataaCATCAGTACAAGTAGAGCTGGAGAGCTTCTGCCCTGCGGATTTCAGCTCCAAccacaatcaaacacacctgaactcGCTAATCAAAGTGTTCAGGGTTTCTTATAAATAACAGGCAGGTGTGTTCTCTAGTAAAAAATGAATagatttcaaatgcatttattttatactaagtatagttcaagtcaattagcatttttactgacatatcgcttgagacttactgatataaaaattgtaattaatctttatttgcacaatgcacatttcttaatattaagcctaaaatatgttttaatgtcactattgatgaggactgtgtgatctttaaatatcttttgcatttaaagaccaatataatttaaagtgtacctaagtatatttgcaatagttccactttagcacaatcaaatatactagtaagtatatctttaggtggacttcagcactacttccgcacaattaaagtgcatgaagtacaaaattagttgttccagtttaacagactttaaatataccagtttagtatactagaagtacaattgcagggtatttttattaagtacataatatgtaaatgcatttgtagtatacttaacATTGGGTCAAAGATCAACATTTTTCAGTAGTAACTCACTgacttgtttattattttatcttctgaCACTGCTGGCTTGAGCTTCACCTGACAGACCTCAAAACATTCAATCTAATCTTACAGTTactgaaaaacatgaaaaataatctTTGGGCAGTTCATGCGCAGTAGGCATCTCGGTACAAAAttacaagacaaaataaataaattgcattgtaaaatatttacaaagaaaatcaaGACATCTTGGCATCTCATGCATCTtccaaaaatatacaaacactTTTGAAGGGGTGGGATTGCAAACAAAAAGCCCAGAGATATCCAGGAGTCAGTCTTTACCCTTTGGAAACTTGTGAATATGTAAAGTCCCCTCCATGTCAAACACCTGTGATATTTTACTCTCTTCAACAGTGGGCTCACAGACTGGGTGGAGGTGAGCCTTCCTCTGAAATGTTTCACAACTAGAGACACCTGATGGCAGGAAATTGTCCACAGCAAATGCAGAGACAGTCTCATGAGTAGCTCTCGTTCTCATTCCATGTGGTCATCCATTGCTTCTTCTCCAAGGGATCTAACATGTCCTTTCCATCTTTCAAAAGACGCGTCTCCTTACGAATCCTCACGGCGTGATATTTCGGAACGCTGTCCTCATATTTGGAGCGTTTGAAAAATCCACACTGACAGAGAAAGAACAGAAGCACATTAAGCATCATTTCAAAACTcggttttaaaattattttggggTTATGCGCTTTGGAGGACACAGACACAAGACATGCTTGTCAAAACAGGACATGTAGAAGCACACCCATCAACAcgatacaaaacaaaactgagctTCACACGGAAAGAGCGAAGCACGTTGTGCAGCATGTGTCTTTCCCTTCCTTTCGTTAAAGCAAAGGATGAGTTAGTGAGTTAGGCCACACGTCATGCAGACACCAATCTGCTGCAGCGATCGTGTTTTACCCTGATAAGGAGAGCTAGGCCTCAGTGGACTGTTTGTCTGAGGGCTGAGTGTGAATCTCAGCTTTGTGAAATGCAGCATCATACTCGTCCTTCTGGGCCCGCTTGAAGAAACCGCACTACAGAGGGGGCAAATTCAGGGGTCATTGCAAACATGTCATGATAAGACAGTGGAACTGCACTAGCACATATTTTCATATGATTAATCCACTGgtcacaaaaagtatttggacagtAAAGCCTGAATAAATATGtgtgaatgtcattgcattaaaTGTGGCTGCGCTCCTCATTTTTGCCTCATGTCTTTGCTGAAGTATTGGTGATTTAAGTAAATACTGAAGTCAGTTTTTCTCAAGATCACACAGGTTTCCCAGCACAGGAACCATAAGTGTAGAGAATCACATCAGCATGATCAACTAACCCTTTTGATTGTACTGAATATTCACTCGTTGTgtacttcaaattttaaaaaatatattaaaaaatgtatatacttgcTGAAAGTATAACAttaatgaagtaaaacactACTTAAGTGTACCCAACAACAGCGAACTCTCATGacacttaagtacacttttaaaatacattttaagtagTAGAATATGTTATTGTGTGTTAAACTACACTTATTTTGATTACTTACTAAATTTTATCTGTATAAGTTATACTGGACATTAAATTTAAAGATTTATGCAGTTGAAtccagaagtttacatacaccttacagaatctgctaaatgtttttaccaaaataagagggatcatacaaaattaataattatttttttatttattactgacctcaataagatatttcacatagaatttatttagttcaaaagagaaaataatagttgaattaatgaaaatgaccccgttcaaaagtttatatacacttgattcttaaaactgtgttgttacctgaatgatccaaagtgttttttgtttaataatagttgttccttgtttgtcctgaacagttaaactgcccgctgttcttcagaaaaatccttcaggtcccacaaattctttgtttttttagcatttttgtgtaattgaaccctttccaacaatgactatgaatttgagatgcatcttttcacactgaggacaactgagggactcatatgcaactattacagaaggttcaaacactcactgatgctccaaaaggggAAACATAAGAGTCgggtggtgaaaactttttgaatttaagtTAGAGTAAAtctaacttattttgtcttctgggaaacatgtacgtaacgtctgtagcttctgaagggcagtactaattgagaaaatatgatatttagacaaaataagaaaaatgcacacatcttcattctgttcaaacgttttcaccttaatgcataatttttccttttggagcatcagtgagtgtttgaatcttctgtaatagttgcatatgagtccctcagttgtcctcagtgtgaaaagatggatctcaaaatcatacagtcattgttagaaacagttcaaatgcacaaaaatgctgacaaaccaaagaatttgtgggatctggagaatttttctgaagaacagcaggcagtttaactgttcaggacaaacaagggacttgaACAAatatcactgaacaaaaaacacagctgtggatcattcaggtaacaacacagtattaagaatcaagtgttgAACTTGAACgggcatttttataaattcagctattattttctcttgtgtactatatgtaaacatcttttatgtgaaatatcttattcaggtcagtactaaataaaaaataacatgcattttgtatgatcccttttattttggtaaaataatgaacattttgcagattggtgtatgtaaactggtttaaactatatattttgcACTAAATTGCGACTTCATCAttagtgtaattataaatatatgacATACAAGTTCCAgtagaaattacattaaagtatatttagtTTAGCAATACactttagatttaaaaaaaaaactacattagaAGTATGAAATTGCATGTAAAGATGTACTGTCTCCCTTAAGTGTGTCAAAAAGCACTATAAAGGTCAGTtaactgcatttaatataaatatacactataAAAGTACTTATTTTTCACAAGGGATGTCTGTATCTTAGCATTTtacaatgcttttatttatttgttatttttaaaattattttttgtatcgCTTAAAAGTGCATTTGTGGTA from Labeo rohita strain BAU-BD-2019 chromosome 9, IGBB_LRoh.1.0, whole genome shotgun sequence encodes the following:
- the LOC127170745 gene encoding ubiquitin carboxyl-terminal hydrolase 37-like, translated to MFQKSFHYPAVQVEASDSSTQYKLAGVVSHLGRSLFCGHYISHIRDVSGSGWLECSDTSIRKSSWSKASRDIRKNGYMLFYVKS